CCCCAACACGTCACGGATGGTGTTGTCCACATCTCCTCTGTAGGGAACCTCCACTGTCCTCCCCTCAGACGCcctgagagcagagcagagagaggacaatTGTAGTTCAATCagaattattattctttttaaatcacgGACATCTGAGTTAATAAGCTGAACACGTatgaaaagtaatttaaagGAGAATCTCAGTCTCTCACCTATACTCAGCAACTCCACCCACATATTTCTTCATGGCTGTGTCGGAGCTCATGCCGTAGAAGAGTTTGTATTTCTTGCCGTTCTTCTCAATGACCTCTCCGGTGCACTGGTCGTGGCCTGCGAGCATTCCTCCCATCATCACAAAGTCAGCCCCTGCACCTGGGGAGCAAAGGCAGAGAAGTCATGGGGTTAGATTTGCAGAACAGTCTTTTCACTGTTATTGGACTGtgctgtgtgtcatgtgtgaaAAGAACCAACGGTTGTGCGTTGAATACTTACCAAAGGCTTTTGCTACATCTCCTGGGCAACTGCAGCCACCGTCCTGAACAGAGAAAACATTCAGTCATATGTCTTTCACTGAATCACACGGCAAAACGTTTCTTAATATTCTAGCAGCCTTGGAAGACTGAggctgccctctagtggctgCAACCCAGTATCATCATCAACATTAGAAACTATTATAACCTTTATGCAACAGCATATTGTGGACTCAGTGCAACCACTTTTGTCATTGTGCTTCAGCAAATAAACCCTCTTTGAGTCACTAATAAcggcaattattattattattattattattattattattattattattattattattattattattattattactcagtCAATCATGTTGATCTACACTCTGGATTCTGGACCCTATCCTCTACGTTGATAGGCTGGACAGAAAATTCAAAAGctacataaagaaataaaaaagttcTCTTTGAAgcacaaaataatcaaatgcaaACTACTgtcatttttttgtgtgtcCCACCAAACCCTGTGTTGCTTCCTCTCCACAGAGAGGAAGGTAGCTTTGCCAATTATGCTGTAAACGTCAGTAACTCAGGTTGTCCCCCTGTTATTTGTTTGATTCTTAATTGGACTTACAGAGATGATGTGTCCTTTGAGTCCGTGGGCTGAGTCTGCACACTCTATTACAGCACTGAGCTGTGGGTATCCCACTCCTGTCTTGATCCTAGTCGTGCACACGGACCCTGCAACACACAGTTAACAAGCAAACATTAGAGTAGTCCATCTGTAACTATCCCGTCTATGCTtaatggctgctgctgctgtagctaCAGGAACCTGTTGTCTTTCTGCACTGTTGCTGTCAGTTCAGGCGGCTATTCTTCAGGCTGGATACAGAAAACAGTACCAGATGATCTACTGGATTGTTTACAACTCACTACAAGtcaagtgtgtttgtatgtgagtCCCGTATAGTTTTGTGTTGATTTAGAGACAGACTATATGCAGACACACTCAGACAGCTGCGCTCACCCACCTGGTCCGATGCCCACTTTGATGATGTCAGCACCGGAGAGGATGAGCTCCTCCACCATCTCCCCCGTAACCACGTTACCAGCCTGCAAAGCAAGACAGCGTTAGCCTCCAACACACAATACGACTACATTACATCTCATAACTGCCGGCCAAAGTGGTGAACCATCTCTCTTACCATGATGGTGTGCTTGGGGAACCGTTCTCTGACCGTCTTGACAAACTCCACAAAGTACTCAGAGTAGCCGTTGGCCACATCCAGACAGATGTACTTGAGGGCGGGGACGGCTTCCAAGATGGCACACAGCTTCTCCAGATCTGCAACGCCACTGCCTGAGCTGGCGGCAACATGCTGTGCAGAAAAGGAGATCATTACGAATAAATATGGTGTgtaattattttccttttgctAATGAGGAACAACTTACTTTAAAATCAAAAGGGAAAACATTGGTGATATTACCTCAACACATTCTGGATGAGTAGCAGCAAAATTTTTCCACTCCTCTACAGAGTAGTGTTTATGAACGGCTGTGAAGAGGGTGTgctaaaaaagagaaagaaagaaagagagaggtaaAACAGAAATGATTTAACAAACTTCAAAAATCCCATTCCCATTGTTGTCTCTTCATTTGTGCGAGAACTCATCACAAGCAGAGCTCGAACTGTTTTTAGGACAATGTTGCTCATTCATATATTTTCCCGTGGCTCCGCACAACaacctgtttttttgtttccttattctatgtcaaacacaaacacatctcgGTGGAATAACGCATAGGGATCTTGGCAGGCCCACGCAAAGACAAACTCAGTGATGCTATTAtctatttttcattcattcagttgTGTAAACTCACTTTGCTGAGGACCTGTGCCATCTCAAACGTCCCTGTGGTATCCATGTTGGCAGCGATGATGGGGATGCCGGTGTAGGTCTGTTTGGAGTTGCGGAATGTGAAGGTCCTCTGAAGGTCCACCTGTGGGGGAAGAGATAAGAGTCATTCTGGAGACTTGTTTCATAAACATTAATCTCAGCCTACTAGGGAAGTGTTGTAATGTGACAGtttaatcattttctttctctacatTGCAGAATTTCTTGATAATAGGAGCAGCTAATGTAGCTCATGTTCCGGTTCCTCATGAAGATGCACTGAATCATTTAGATCCAATGGTTAGCTCTGCTGTAATGTGATAAGCTACATGAAACAAGCAGGGCCCATTGTGTCACACTAGCTGCTGCCTGAACAGGAAAGTATATCTGTACTGATGATGCAAGGCAGAGCTTtcctttcaaaaacatctgctaTAAAGAAATCTTATTCCGGAGAGGGAACCACGAGTGGAGTTCACACCTATGTTCTTTTCAAAGTGAGTCACAAAGAAGAAGTAACACATTTCTCTTCTTACAAATGAACATTTGAATTTATACGCTCACGTTAATATGTTCAGGGGTTTTGCTGCTACTTGGACTAGTAGGACCACTAActtatgctaatgctaatgttagcaaactttcAAACTTTCTCTTATCTACTTgtgctactgttacactacGTTTCAACAGTTCCCAGTATATTGTAAATGTCCCCCGTAGCCACAGTGTCCACTACTTGTTGTAGAAGTCATTAAGAGAGAGAATATCGTATTAACAAGCTTGGAACTCAATATTTAAAATCAGTATAACACATATTCGCTTCAGGGAAgattatataactttatataaaGAGTGAAGcttgttatatatttaaaaccGATGAGCCTTCAAAACTGTTTCCATGTACTTAAACCCAACAGTTTCACAGTGCTATAAGTTTTTGTTAAGTAGTGCCGAGACATTTATTATGCAAAACTACTTCAGCTGTGGAAATAAGCTAACAGTACAAAGTGTGCCATAACCTTCACGGTGGAATCATTCTCAGAGCCACAGCAAAAGTGAGGCTAGAACTCATAatggtgagggagagagagagagagagagagagagagagagagagagagagagagacgagaagagatagagagagagagagatgagacagagagagagtgagggagagggagaggagacggTAGATAGAGAGATCAGAATAGAGGAttgtgggagagagagatagtctCTATTTCCTACGAGTCTCGGTCTCTCTGCTTTTTCGAGTCTCTCTCTCGAGCGACCTCTCTCTTTCGCCAGCTTTCTCTCTCCGAGAGAGATctcaatagagagagagagtagtgTCTTCTACTGTAGATATAATCTGTATAATCTTTGCAAATGTTGCATTAGATCACTACACCCCCCTCgatgaaaataaattgaaacaCACGAATGAATCATGTTTTATAGAGAGAGGTTTGGGGGGTTAGAATTTCCCATCTTGCTAAGGTAATAATACAACTATATCTGCCCTACAATTTGTAGGACTTAATGACAGTACATTAACTCTCATCTTATTTGTATTGCCGTGTCGCAGTGTTTTCATTAACTCCAATGATGCAGTGAAAATGGACATCTGCATAAAACTGGATTAATTACAGATTTAAGGGACACGTTTCTGCTCAATAGTGGTGCATCAGTGCTCGATGACCAACCATGTTACCATGTAGTCTCTTGTTATTGATGCCGCATATCTTCCATGATGATCTTCCATATACCCTCCCGTCCTCCAAACAACAGCTTAGCTTTGACAGGTGGAGTTCTGCTCCTGCTAAATGCAGCAATAATTCAAACAAGAGAACAATCAGATGGATACTTTCTGAGTGCAATGGGCCATTAGACTTGGCTGCAGTGTATTGACATGCTCCAAGGATGTCTTCTTGTGTAGACTTTTGACATCTGAAATCATCTTAGGGGGgggtttcttttttatatttagttactGTAGGGAAAGAGGATTTGATAAAATATCAAGAATGAGGTAAGAAAGTGTCTTTTACACTGTACATATCAGTGCGCACTCAAGTGCTTTGTATTCTCTGTGCTGTTATCTGCAtcagtatgtatgtgtatatatatataatgttatctGGATACCTCTGTGGCATATATAGTGTGCTCTGGttgactgtaacacacagtactatttttaaacatgttttctgagAAGTGTATCTCATGTTGTTTGCCATCCCTCAGATGCCAACTCCTACCCCTTCCACCCCAAGATCAAGTGCCACTACACCGGTATCGTGATCTTGGCCTGCTATACTGGCGTAAAAAGTTATTATAAGACTTATGATAAAAATCCATTctaatcaaaaaaaaaaaaagtattatctcggactcttctcttttttcttctgttgttcTTCTCTGCTTGTAGACAGTTATTGTTCATAGCCTCTGTCTGGCGCGGGCTAGTCTTGTTTCCTGTCACCTTTAAGAAGGTCAATTACGTTACATGTTACATGCTCATTCAGGGTAGCTGTGTGTACACCTACTGGCTCACACAAGGCAAGACAACAAAGAGGCGCACACACGTATAGAATTACAGAGAGCGTGCACTTTTCAGCTTCAGACAATTAACGTAATTGCTTCTGctctgtaaatacattttccccTTCAATAATGATTACATGAGAGCAGCAAACAGGGTTAGAAGGCCCTAAATGCtgcccccctcccatcctccccCATGTTTAAATAGTTAACATATTGCTATTGCGTCACCCACCATACAGACATAAGTGTACTTCCTGAACGCAGCAGTATACAGACAACACTGCTCCTGAGAAATGAAGTCTGATGAATTAATTGTAGCTTTAATATTTGGATTACATTATCAGAGTAAAGATTATTAACAGCACCGACCTCTGAGCGACTCTTCAGGCTGCTCCTCTTGGGTCTGAAGAGGACATCCTTAAAGTCCAGCTTGAGGTCTGAGTCCACACGAGGCATCTTGGCTGGCCAGAAGAACGATGACAAGAGTGAGgttgatgaggatgatgagtaTAAGGAGGAGACTCTCCTGAGGAAGACTGCAGCAACAGAGGTGGTCGCTAGTCCTAAGCCCCAACCACCAAACCCGAACCTCCAGGCGGCCAGCGTATTTATAGCAAAGGGGTGCCCAGCCCAGCCCCGGCCCCCATGGCTTTATTTGGGCCtggactttctctctctcactctcttcctctctctgtctctctgtcaccctctttctccctccactcctccagctgtcctctctctctctcccctctctccttcagCAGAGTGGCAGGAGCAGCAGTGGAAGGCGCGCCTgacgcatacacacactcttacacacacagacatggtaGCACTGCAGTGGGTTGTGTGCTGCAGTGCTAAAGGGCACACCTGCTGTCCAGTTGGGGCATTGCTCCTTTAGCTAATGGCAGAcagcacagagagggagggggagacagacagacagagggaggatgACAGTgaaaaaagggagaggaagagatgtgatgacacagaggaagaaaaatggATCATTTAATAGTCATGGTGGCTAGTGTGCAATAGGGAACATAATGCTTTGTTGTTGATGTATTTTCCTTGATCAAGCATGTCTCTTTGAAATTGTTTATGCAGCGGTTGATCCGTCTTGTGTTCAGTTTTTGTATAACGTCTGAAATATGTTGGTGCATTGAAGTTAACCATGTGATGAACTGAGATCAGTCTTGTTTAGAACGTACCATCTGTTTATTTGCGTCCCAGTTGGCTGCTGTATTGCAACAGTAGCTACTCTTCCTGTGGTTCTCATTTGAAAAAAAGTGATGCGTTACTATAAAGTATTTCTGGGGTTTGagttatgattattgttttaataaagcagaCTAGAGAAAAATGCAAACTGCAAATgcagacaaatgtataatttgtgatattgggctatataaatacatttgatttgatttatttttacacctAACCAAGCCAAAGGAATATTCATTGTACTGTTTGCTGTGGGCCGTGCAGAGCAATGCAAGCTGCTCTGTTCTGAACCAACTGTAACCTGTGCAGATTACTTTCAGCTGTATTGGACCAAATCACTAAACAATAATATAAGTAGGTCCATCTTATTTGATCTTTTTCATAGCAGCAGATTAAATGAACTCCCCCATAGTACTGCGCATGTGCATGGATTGCCTTTGTAACTGTAAGTACAAAGTGAGACCAGTAGATGTCAGTAGAGATGAAGAAAACATCTGCAAAATAAAGAGCAAAGTGAGAGGCAGGGAAACAACTCTTGTCAAAGTGTGTCCTAGCAACAGCACGTGCCTTTgtcatatgtatgtgtgtctttgtcccTGCCTTTACAGACATGTGATATTATTTCTAACTGGGGTTTCTGTGCATTCAGTCCATGCAGGGAGCTGTTATTCCTGAAAGCATGACAATTGTGAAAATGAACTTTTTCCACGAAACATGCTCTCATTTCCAGAACTGCAAGCCTGCAACAAAGACTTCAAGTGAATGGGGATTTTTCAGTGTAAAGTCTGCATTTccatatgaataaaataattaagcGAAGTAAAAGTAATTTGTAATTGAATTGGAAACAAATTGACTGAAGTGAAATAATGTCTTCAGTGGAAGTAGATTCACTGCTCTTAATGTTAAAGTATCTTTGCTGCCGTTGAACTTATAATTGGTAGCTTGCAAAACTTTGCTTTCAAAGGAGCTTCGCCAGCACTACCTATAAcatactgtaaaaacaaagaactttttattttgattgttttataatactgtaATCGGGATGGGCACTGGATCTACAGATGTCTAATCTCATGCCTCATGATATATCTGATAATATCACAACAATCCATCTAACAACCCACTGCCCTTGTGCGCCACATACTGAACTGCATTGATAAGAAGATCGCCCTTTTAAAACCTGTTGAGGCAATAAAATTGATAAGAAAGTCACATTCTGTCCTCATCCCTGTGCTCTCTATGCATCCTGGGTCAGCTTGTGGCAGTGGAGTCCCAGATGTTCGTCTGAAGTGCAGGCAGAGTTGGGAAGTAGGTGAAAGTGCGGCTATCTCTGTACATACGTGCAGGTTTTACTGCTTGTATGGCATGGGTCAGTCTCACCGTTTGAACTAATATACAATACCTGTGATATTTAACCTGATGTCTAGATACTGCCCCACATACAAGTCAGGGTCCCACAACTTGTGTTATTAAAGCATTTGTTGTTACTTTTGTCATCATATGACATTCAGTAGGTATACTCGTGCTATCAGAGTGGCCCTTAGGATGGCGATGACGGTGAGTCATCCACTCTTTTAGActacactgaaatatctcaacaactgtagGGTGGATTGCAATCAAATTTTGCGTAGACATTTCTGGTtcccagatgatgaatcctaATCCTCACCATGTTCACTACTCCTCCATTATGCAGGTTTATAGATACTGGGCAgaatcacacacaaaaaaatgctATCTAGAATTGCAGatgtttttttgctgttttttatttgctcGGTGCACGCTTGAATgtgaaaaatgccaaaaactaatatttaaaatgaatatttgtgCTTGTTTTCTACAGACTTGAGACTaaattgtttgttattttgatAAAGAAACACGTTACCTTGTGCTATCCTTAAAACAAGtcattaaaacaacattgtctcttgattttacatttcagaatgTTTGAATTGTTAAGGTAAACAGAGAACATAAGGCCTTTTGCAGTCGATATGAGCACTACACTATCGCATGCTAAAGTGGATGTGCTAATGACTACACATAAATTCTCTGCATGGAGAACATTGTGTAGCCTGGCACTGGCTGGCTGTTTACAACCGTCTAAAACCTCTGAGAGGAATTCACAGCATGCacgcacatgctcacacacagagactatACCCGGTACTCGGTTACCAGATGACGCTGCCATCAAGAGGTGGGCTCTGTTTGCCCAGAGGAaatgtgtctcacacacattcagaggaGCTGCGTTTCCCTTGGCAGTGTGTCATTGGGCCGAGCAGATGTGAGAACCACATGGTAGTGGGTGGGTAAAGTTGTTGAGAATCCTTGATGTTCTTTTTCCTGGCATGAGTTGAAGTGATAAGCACTTAAAAATTCTATTTGTTTACTACCTGAGTGGCTCAGGTAAGGAGGATGAAGACGGATCTTCTCCATCAGGGAATatgctctgtgtgttgttgtgaggTTTGAAGTGATGAACTACAATTTGAATGCAGgggaaaaaactaaatgtgcagCACTTCCTCTTTCTCAGTAGGCCCTGGCTTCTGCTTGCACTACTTAATAAGGAATGcgtgtataataataataataataataataataataataataataataagaagaagaagaacaaaaagctCCAGCTGCAGAGAAGTAGGTCAAACTACATTAAGTGTTAACAAGAAAACATGGCAAATCTTCAGAGCCACGGTTTGATATGCAGAGAAATGAAGTAACCCCTTTCTAcatactctcctctcctttgtgCCTCATAAGTATAACAGTTACATCTTGTTATATAACTGGAGTCTCTCATTCTAAAGTATttttcttaagtcataaacaagCTTCTAACCTTAACCACCATGCTGTCAGTGAGGGTCAAGGCACAAGCCTGAGGTCCATCACCACATACCGCCAGTTCTATCTGAATTAGTAGAAAGGAAAATGGGGTTTTGAGGATGCACTCCCAAATTAAGCTACAATTCGTGCTATTGGGTTATGTGGAGTAAACACCCATTAATCTGTCATACATTTGGCAGATGTTTCTGTGAGAGGAGAACACCGAGTGACATTCGGTCCTCAGCGTGCATCTGTGAAGTAAATCCACACACTAATGGCAGCAGCGTTCGGTTCAGACTTATAAACACACAGGGAGCCAGCAGTGCAAATGGTtagatatgatatatacattAAGAATAGGTTGGGATTTCATAAATTAACACATTAACAACAGGGAAAGGAAATGGCTGAAAGTACCTGCGTCATCGCTACATTCCCCTTCCAGCTACAAATCATCACCTGAAACCCCTTCCTGTGTTTTTCCAGTCTGTGCTTTCAATTATGCAGTTTCTTTATGCAGTGTGCATCTTTTATATCCACACAGAGCACAGCCTTACTAGTAGTGTTAGTTTTAAACCTGCTGCAGCTTTTCATCCAGCATTAACAAAATGTACAGTAGCTCCCAATAGTATTAGTCAGACATAAAAGCAGGTCACAAACCACATCTATCACATTTGATTGATTATTGCTGTGGGCTACATGCACACTAGAAAAGGGACATTTGCAAAAGAAAGCCACTAATACCTTACACAGTAGGAATAAttgtttgtgaaaatgtttttcgcagaacatttaaagatatGTCGAAGGTGATATTTAATTGTTTCAAATCTTAAAATGGCTGTAAATGTCCCACATATCAGGGATTAGGAAAATCAGATTAGGAAAATCCAAAATCTTCAATGAAACCACTAAgccgttttctttttctctgacaTTGGCGCTACATGTCACCACCCACTGCAAAATCCATATTTGGTTGGGCATTTTTTCAACAAGAGATTAATGCAGTTTTGTGTGGTATTATGGATACATTTCAGATTAGTGTGACAACTGAAAACGGTTTTCACATCTCTGCAGTGTTCCCCCCCGTGCATTCTTTAGAAATAATACCATAAGCTTATCCACCTGTATCCTGACATGACTAGTAATGTTCCCGTTTGTGCTTGAACTACATGTCACTGGGTCAGGGGAAAGCATCATTGCAGCCAGAGACCATGACCTGACCAGTTCGTGGctacatgtgcatgcatgtcaATCTGTGTCAGTTATGGATTGATCAGTCCGTGTCGCTGTTCTGCAGCCTCTCCCATTTTCAGAAGTTTCATTGTGTTCGCTTGTAATTTTAGGTTAAAGTTGAATTTTAAAGCCAAGTTATATTCTATCTGATGCTATAACCTGCAATGATACTGAAGTTCTGCAGCGCTTCCTCATaagtctctccctccctgctgtCGTCAGTGTCCTCGGAGTGTGTTTAATGGCAGTCCACGAGAGCAAATATAGAAAAGAGataaggggagagaaagagagacgcaCTCTCATTCACAGGATCAAGAACAGATAGACGGGGGTTCAGGGAAGGGTGAAGTCTGACTAATCAATAGCTGCTGTACTGAACTCTTATTTGCAGATGTTCTAATCACAGTTCAGTGGAGTTTGTCATTTCTCATCAACATACAGAGTTCCTTAGTGTACCGTCAACTCCCTCTTCCTAGTCTGACAATGACAAATGAGGCGTTTACCTTCCAGAGAACAGTTACCCTGGGGGTGCTGGAGAAGTGAAGGTTAAAGTGACGGCAGGTATCCGCTCCACACAGCCCAACAGGTCACAAGAAAATACTTTGTGCCCTTTCTCTTCTCACCAAGCGTCATCTGAAACGTCTAGGGCCGGATTGTTTCAAGACAGCAGGGTTACTGATTAATCTTGATACTTTGTAGGGTAACACCACGCACAGAATGAAGTCAACCGTTGGCTTTAAGGGAATTTTACTATCCGTTAGTAAATCTGCTTATTGGAACAGAGGCCTGACATGAATAAGTGCCATTAGGGAAATGACTAGTCAGCAGAGTGTTAGTTAGTGTAGTTCAACATTATGTTCCTCAAAAGGTCATGGCCTTGGTGGACATTATTTGTGAGTAGTGCAACCAAACAAAAAGTTACGTTTTCTTTTCTGATACGTTCCATTTGAAGGTTTTTAGTAAATTCAAAAAGGGATGAACATGTGCAGTATGTTACAAGAGAAGGAACATATTTAAAGAAAGTAAGACAACTAGTTCCAGTTCCCTTCTACACAGTGAGGTTCAGGTTTACAAGTGCTTACAGATgacatacacaaatataacaCATGTCCCACAAAGTgttcttaaaaatgtttaatactttcttttgttaaaaacagaatatatatatatataaaaaaaggatttaattCTGAGTTATTTTACAGAGAATTGTGGCTTTTGcttcagaaaacagaaacaaattgcTACTTGtacaatgtgaaaaataaaagtccttCCCCTGTAGTGACTGAGCTTAATCGAGTCAGcatcaaagaaataaaagatttccttttttaaccAGAAAAAAGGTCTCTGAAAAGTGTATAATAAAAACACGATGTTGCTGCTACATTAAGGCCAAACCCCCTACAGACATGTGGAACGCTTCCTTGGTAAAGTgacaatgttttttgttttgcttttaaatagtctttgaaattaaatttaaaaaaaacttgaaaatgaaaaagcttTTCAAAAAGCAAACAAGTATTGCACAGACAGATCTCCTAGtacccttaaaaaaaaaaaattaaaaaaaaaggaactcaGTAGTACACCCCAGAGAAAGAAAGCCATTTCTAGCCAAGGT
This region of Cottoperca gobio chromosome 11, fCotGob3.1, whole genome shotgun sequence genomic DNA includes:
- the gmpr gene encoding GMP reductase 1 isoform X2, yielding MEDHHGRYAASITRDYMVDLQRTFTFRNSKQTYTGIPIIAANMDTTGTFEMAQVLSKHTLFTAVHKHYSVEEWKNFAATHPECVEHVAASSGSGVADLEKLCAILEAVPALKYICLDVANGYSEYFVEFVKTVRERFPKHTIMAGNVVTGEMVEELILSGADIIKVGIGPGSVCTTRIKTGVGYPQLSAVIECADSAHGLKGHIISDGGCSCPGDVAKAFGAGADFVMMGGMLAGHDQCTGEVIEKNGKKYKLFYGMSSDTAMKKYVGGVAEYRASEGRTVEVPYRGDVDNTIRDVLGGLRSTCTYVGAAKLKELSRRTTFIRVTQQSSQMFIL
- the gmpr gene encoding GMP reductase 1 isoform X1, whose product is MPRVDSDLKLDFKDVLFRPKRSSLKSRSEVDLQRTFTFRNSKQTYTGIPIIAANMDTTGTFEMAQVLSKHTLFTAVHKHYSVEEWKNFAATHPECVEHVAASSGSGVADLEKLCAILEAVPALKYICLDVANGYSEYFVEFVKTVRERFPKHTIMAGNVVTGEMVEELILSGADIIKVGIGPGSVCTTRIKTGVGYPQLSAVIECADSAHGLKGHIISDGGCSCPGDVAKAFGAGADFVMMGGMLAGHDQCTGEVIEKNGKKYKLFYGMSSDTAMKKYVGGVAEYRASEGRTVEVPYRGDVDNTIRDVLGGLRSTCTYVGAAKLKELSRRTTFIRVTQQSSQMFIL